One window of Erinaceus europaeus chromosome 6, mEriEur2.1, whole genome shotgun sequence genomic DNA carries:
- the TLR5 gene encoding toll-like receptor 5: MTNHLDLLLGVVLVASPLLGLPPCSSDGQIALYHACNLTRIPQVPSSTERLLLSFNAIGMVTSDSFPFLGRLWLLEIGAQETPLSVDKDAFRNLPNLKVLDLGKTPLGFLHPDAFQGLPRLSELRLFGCGLSSAVLTGGHFRHLESLARLDLSSNEIQNLSLHPSFRGLDALTSLDFSHNQIEVVCEPELRPLQGKALSFLSLASNPLYIRVSVDWGACGNPLRNMTLETLDLSHNSWSVARVRNFSQAIRGSLVSSLLLSQHIMGPGFGFQNLQEPDQTTFAGLAGSSVKLLDLSGGYIFSLNPRLFEALWELKVLNLAHNKINKIADGTFQGLQNLQLLNMSYNLLGELYNSDFSGLSRVAYIDLQNNHIGIVQHQTFSLLKHLQTLDLQNNALKTISFLPSIDMVLLGGNKLTALPSNVQLTANFLQLSENKLEHLADLYFLLQIPRLQVLIVNQNRLSFCDPELSPSKNPSLEKLFLSENMLQLAWESQACWDMFRGLPGLQLLFLNNNYLSFLPPQVFSHLTALRVLSLHANRLTALSPGDLPASLEVLDVSRNQLLTPDPAVFSSLRFLDVTHNKFICECELGAFVTWLNCTNVTLLGPPQDRYCVYPHWLEGVPLADLSVDCDDEEVLRALRFVLFSFLTVSLTLFLGTTLIVARFRGHCFVCYQKAQGLLFRDAGRAAEASGYRYDAYLCFSARDFEWVQSALLRHLDAQYSPRNRLRLCFEERDFVPGENHLANIQDAVWCSRKTVCVVSRHFLRDGWCLEAFSYAQSKCVSDLSSALVVLVVGSLSQYQLMKHQALREFVRKRQYLRWPEDLQDVSWFLSKLSQHILKREKSRRTGEAQRREDSGVELHAVATPS; the protein is encoded by the coding sequence ATGACCAATCACCTTGACCTCCTCCTAGGAGTGGTGCTGGTGGCCAGTCCACTGCTAGGGCTTCCTCCCTGCTCCTCGGACGGTCAGATAGCCCTCTACCACGCCTGCAACCTCACCCGCATCCCCCAGGTCCCCAGCTCCACCGAGCGCCTCCTGCTGAGCTTCAATGCCATCGGGATGGTCACCTCCGactccttccccttcctgggCCGGCTGTGGCTTCTGGAGATCGGGGCTCAGGAAACACCCCTGAGTGTTGACAAGGATGCCTTCAGAAACCTGCCCAACCTGAAGGTCCTGGACCTGGGCAAGACCCCGCTGGGCTTCCTGCACCCGGATGCTTTCCAGGGGCTGCCCCGTCTGTCTGAACTGAGGCTGTTTGGCTGCGGCCTCTCGAGTGCCGTGCTGACCGGGGGTCACTTCAGACACCTGGAGTCTTTGGCGCGTCTGGACCTGTCAAGCAACGAGATTCAGAACCTGTCCCTTCACCCCTCGTTCAGGGGGCTGGACGCCTTGACGTCCCTCGACTTCTCTCACAACCAGATTGAGGTCGTGTGTGAGCCAGAGCTCCGGCCCCTCCAGGGCAAGGCGCTGTCCTTCCTGAGCCTGGCTTCCAACCCGCTGTATATCAGAGTCTCCGTGGACTGGGGGGCCTGCGGGAACCCCCTCCGAAACATGACCCTGGAAACCCTGGACCTCTCTCACAACAGCTGGAGTGTGGCCCGGGTGCGGAACTTCAGCCAGGCCATCCGCGGGAGCCTGGTGTCCTCGCTGCTTCTCTCCCAGCACATCATGGGCCCCGGGTTTGGCTTCCAGAACCTCCAAGAGCCCGACCAGACCACCTTTGCCGGCCTGGCGGGAAGCTCCGTGAAGCTCCTGGACCTCTCGGGTGGGTATATCTTCTCCCTGAATCCCCGGCTCTTTGAGGCCCTGTGGGAGCTGAAGGTTCTGAACCTGGCCCACAACAAGATCAATAAGATCGCAGATGGGACGTTTCAGGGGCTCCAGAATCTGCAGCTTCTCAACATGTCCTACAACCTGCTAGGGGAGCTTTATAACTCGGATTTCTCCGGGCTCTCGCGGGTGGCCTACATCGACCTGCAGAACAATCACATTGGGATCGTTCAACACCAGACCTTCAGCCTGCTGAAACACCTACAGACCCTGGACCTCCAAAACAACGCCCTTAAAACCATCTCTTTTCTCCCAAGCATAGACATGGTCCTCTTGGGTGGCAATAAGCTGACGGCTTTGCCCAGCAACGTCCAGCTCACGGCCAACTTTCTGCAGTTGTCAGAAAACAAGCTGGAACATCTGGCTGACCTCTACTTCCTGCTCCAAATTCCCCGTCTCCAGGTTCTCATTGTCAACCAGAATCGCCTCTCGTTCTGCGACCCCGAGCTCTCCCCGTCCAAGAACCCCAGCTTGGAGAAGCTTTTCCTCAGCGAGAACATGTTGCAGCTCGCCTGGGAGAGCCAGGCCTGCTGGGATATGTTCCGAGGCCTCCCCGGCCTCCAGCTCCTGTTTTTGAATAACAACTACCTGAGTTTCCTGCCCCCTCAAGTGTTCAGCCACCTGACGGCCTTGAGGGTCCTGAGCCTCCACGCCAACAGGCTCACGGCTCTTTCTCCGGGAGACTTGCCTGCCAGCCTGGAGGTCCTGGATGTTTCCAGAAACCAGCTCCTCACTCCCGACCCGGCCGTGTTCTCGTCCCTGCGCTTCCTGGACGTGACTCACAACAAGTTCATCTGCGAGTGTGAGCTTGGCGCTTTCGTCACGTGGCTCAACTGCACCAACGTCACCCTGCTGGGGCCTCCCCAGGACAGGTACTGCGTGTACCCCCACTGGCTGGAGGGGGTCCCCCTCGCCGATCTGTCTGTGGACTGCGACGATGAGGAGGTGCTGCGGGCCCTGCGGTttgtccttttctccttcttgaCTGTCTCCTTGACTCTGTTCCTGGGAACCACCCTCATCGTCGCCAGGTTCCGGGGACACTGTTTTGTCTGTTACCAGAAAGCCCAGGGACTGTTGTTCAGGGACGCCGGGCGGGCAGCAGAGGCCAGCGGCTACAGATATGACGCCTACCTGTGCTTCAGCGCCAGGGACTTCGAGTGGGTGCAGAGCGCCCTGCTGCGGCACCTGGACGCCCAGTACAGCCCCCGGAACAGACTCCGCCTCTGCTTCGAGGAGAGGGACTTCGTCCCTGGGGAGAACCACCTGGCCAACATCCAGGATGCCGTGTGGTGCAGCAGGAAGACGGTCTGCGTGGTGAGCAGGCACTTCCTGCGAGACGGCTGGTGCCTGGAAGCCTTCAGCTACGCCCAGAGCAAGTGCGTCTCGgacctcagcagtgccctggtcgtGCTGGTGGTGGGCAGCCTGTCCCAGTACCAGCTGATGAAGCACCAGGCCCTCCGGGAATTCGTGCGGAAACGCCAGTACCTGAGGTGGCCCGAGGACCTCCAGGATGTCAGCTGGTTCCTTAGCAAACTCTCCCAGCACATCCTCAAGAGGGAGAAGTCCAGGAGGACAGGCGAAGCCCAGAGGCGGGAGGACAGTGGCGTGGAGCTGCATGCCGTGGCCACCCCCTCCTAG